A genomic region of Oryza glaberrima chromosome 1, OglaRS2, whole genome shotgun sequence contains the following coding sequences:
- the LOC127759948 gene encoding disease resistance protein RGA2-like, protein MDALLAAVASDLVGRLISFLISKWQEHRAGDDDGASRLQRALLRARVVMEEADGRQVTSPAMLRQLRQLRWEMCRAAYALDALRMRNAAAAAASRRRRRRCQPLLLSLGGDGDATVMESLEAALGGAKELVVLLAGCPRLSRQPYSAYLFMERCMFGRQMEKEQIVDFLLRPACSSAGDPNPGVLPVVGGPEVGKRTLVEHVCIDERVRQYFAKIHRLSSDDLMAAGDDDEHRRFGIDPSARSLVVVDVVGDVEEEPWRRLCSSVRRENGDGKVVIICRTAEHAARLGTAPRPVTLDNLRRPELWYMFRVLAFGGADPEDRPELVVIAAELFEGVKHFAMIAAVNAHARALRADMTARSWRRIARAAIDAHGGRGEHGPVRDEDDSYYLYRPSMDGPHCLFYDRRKLTTWTPAASTTPTVTMQDLLTGRVVPGVDTPRFDVLVWRSPIPPYCSYVATCDIGRTHQESVVDSGGRKRFEKRRPSANLEHDEWLDKKRPMYNGS, encoded by the coding sequence ATGGACGCTCTGCTCGCGGCGGTGGCCAGCGACCTCGTCGGCCGGCTCATCTCCTTCCTCATCAGCAAGTGGCAGGAGCatcgcgccggcgacgacgacggcgcaaGCAGGCTGCAGCGAGCGCTGCTGCGAGCGCGCGTCGTCATGGAGGAGGCCGATGGGAGGCAGGTCACTAGCCCGGCCATGCTGCGGCAGCTCAGGCAGCTGAGGTGGGAGATGTGCCGCGCCGCGTACGCGCTCGACGCGCTGAGGATGCggaacgccgcggcggcggcggcgagccgccgtcgtcgtcgccggtgccAGCCGCTGCTGCTCAGcttgggcggcgacggcgacgccacgGTCATGGAGAGCCTGGAGGCCGCGCTGGGCGGCGCCAAGGAGCTCGTCGTGCTCCTGGCCGGCTGCCCTCGCCTGAGCCGGCAGCCGTACAGCGCCTACCTGTTCATGGAGCGGTGCATGTTTGGGCGGCAGATGGAGAAGGAGCAGATCGTCGACTTCTTGCTGCGCCCGGCGTGCTCGTCGGCCGGTGACCCGAATCCCGGCGTCCTCCCCGTCGTCGGTGGTCCGGAGGTCGGGAAGCGGACGCTGGTCGAACACGTCTGCATCGACGAGCGGGTTAGGCAGTACTTCGCCAAGATCCACCGTCTCAGCAGCGATGATCTgatggcggccggcgacgacgacgagcaccgGAGATTCGGCATCGATCCTAGCGCAAGGTCCCTTGTCGtggtcgacgtcgtcggcgacgtgGAAGAGGAGCCATGGAGGAGGTTGTGCTCGTCCGTTCGCCGGGAGAACGGGGACGGCAAGGTGGTCATCATCTGCAGGACGGCGGAGCACGCGGCGCGCCTGGGCACGGCGCCGCGGCCGGTCACACTGGACAACCTGCGCCGGCCTGAGCTATGGTACATGTTCCGCGTCCTCGCGTTCGGCGGCGCCGACCCGGAGGATCGGCCGGAGCTGGTCGTCATCGCCGCGGAGCTCTTCGAGGGCGTCAAGCACTTCGCGATGATCGCCGCCGTGAACGCGCACGCGCGGGCGCTGCGCGCTGACATGACCGCGCGTTCGTGGCGCCGGATCGCGCGGGCGGCCATCGACgcccacggcggccgcggcgagcacGGCCCGGTCAGGGACGAGGACGACTCGTACTACTTGTACAGGCCGTCCATGGACGGTCCGCACTGCCTGTTCTACGACAGGCGCAAGCTGACGAcgtggacgccggcggcgagcacgacaCCGACGGTGACGATGCAGGACCTGCTCACCGGCCGCGTGGTGCCCGGCGTGGACACGCCGCGCTTCGACGTGCTGGTGTGGCGATCCCCCATACCACCGTACTGCAGCTACGTAGCAACGTGCGACATAGGAAGAACTCATCAGGAGTCCGTGGTGGATTCTGGCGGCAGGAAGCGATTCGAGAAGAGAAGGCCGAGTGCCAATTTGGAGCATGACGAGTGGCTCGATAAGAAGAGGCCCATGTATAATGGGTCTTAG